A window of the Fundidesulfovibrio magnetotacticus genome harbors these coding sequences:
- the amrA gene encoding AmmeMemoRadiSam system protein A, whose product MDAFRFELSALEKDALKDLVRASIRAALQGDQAWTPPAPPAARLTEPLGAFVTLHLGGELRGCIGRIVGDGPLWETVARMARAAAFEDPRFPPLSPGEFEKLAVEISVLGPVTACPDPGQVEVGRHGLIVRRGARQGLLLPQVAVEWRWDAPAFLDHTCRKAGLEPGAWRKPGTEVYWFEAEVF is encoded by the coding sequence ATGGACGCCTTCCGCTTCGAGCTTTCGGCACTGGAAAAGGACGCCCTCAAGGATCTGGTGCGAGCGAGCATCCGCGCCGCGCTCCAGGGCGACCAGGCCTGGACCCCGCCCGCGCCGCCTGCGGCCCGGCTCACGGAGCCCCTGGGGGCCTTCGTGACCCTGCACCTGGGGGGCGAGTTGCGCGGCTGCATCGGGCGCATCGTTGGCGACGGCCCCCTCTGGGAGACCGTGGCGCGCATGGCCCGCGCCGCCGCTTTCGAGGACCCCCGCTTCCCGCCCCTGAGCCCGGGCGAGTTCGAGAAGCTCGCCGTGGAGATCTCGGTGCTGGGCCCCGTGACCGCCTGCCCGGACCCGGGGCAGGTGGAGGTGGGCCGCCACGGGCTCATCGTGCGCCGGGGGGCGCGCCAGGGGCTCCTGCTGCCCCAGGTGGCGGTGGAGTGGCGCTGGGACGCCCCGGCGTTTTTGGACCACACCTGCCGCAAGGCGGGCCTGGAGCCCGGGGCGTGGCGCAAGCCCGGAACGGAGGTCTACTGGTTCGAGGCCGAGGTGTTCTGA
- a CDS encoding J domain-containing protein, whose amino-acid sequence MHTRQATATDHRNRATGYSDSDWGALEKRLSDTRDLLRDILVHLRRVLDNLKTAGNAYQGAGRAWRSSGKPAGAHAGQQGRPQYGSAAGVHKAQGAANSRFQSGTSKSASGPFQSTAQNASGASARDAGTSSARQGAGAQQARPGASAGAGQQFSWSARGAGAQPGQGAWRSQGASQAGASGAGDASASSRATGAGAAGARPGSAYGGATAGGRASSGGAYGAGKANPGASGAGASGTGASGSGAWRARTGTAGGQEQAGASQGRQEHRHRTTGPGGGSSYQDYKQRSHKSPLGHGRMTLTQACALLCITYPCNADDIKTAYRKQARRHHPDLGGDEEMMKSINQAYELAISWCAPGRGKSSATWAA is encoded by the coding sequence ATGCACACCCGCCAAGCCACCGCCACCGACCATCGGAACCGGGCCACCGGCTATTCCGATTCCGACTGGGGAGCCCTGGAAAAGAGGCTCTCCGACACCCGCGACCTCCTGCGGGACATCCTCGTGCACCTGCGCCGCGTGCTGGACAACCTCAAGACCGCCGGAAACGCCTACCAGGGCGCCGGACGCGCCTGGCGCTCCTCGGGCAAACCCGCCGGCGCCCACGCCGGACAACAGGGACGCCCGCAGTACGGCTCCGCCGCCGGCGTCCACAAGGCCCAGGGAGCCGCCAACTCCCGCTTCCAGTCCGGCACGTCCAAGTCCGCATCCGGTCCCTTCCAGTCCACCGCCCAGAACGCCTCCGGCGCATCCGCCCGCGATGCGGGGACATCCTCCGCGCGCCAGGGCGCGGGCGCGCAGCAGGCGCGGCCCGGGGCCTCGGCGGGCGCGGGGCAGCAATTTTCCTGGAGCGCGCGCGGCGCTGGCGCCCAGCCCGGACAGGGCGCGTGGCGCTCGCAGGGCGCATCCCAGGCGGGCGCTTCGGGCGCGGGCGACGCCTCCGCCTCCTCCCGGGCTACCGGCGCGGGGGCTGCGGGCGCGCGGCCCGGCTCGGCCTACGGCGGCGCTACGGCGGGCGGCAGGGCTTCCTCCGGTGGGGCCTACGGCGCGGGCAAGGCGAACCCCGGCGCTTCGGGAGCGGGAGCATCCGGCACCGGAGCCTCCGGTTCGGGCGCGTGGCGCGCCAGGACCGGGACCGCCGGGGGCCAGGAACAGGCCGGGGCCTCCCAGGGACGCCAGGAGCACCGCCACCGCACCACAGGGCCAGGCGGCGGCTCCAGCTACCAGGACTACAAACAGCGCAGCCACAAATCCCCCCTGGGCCACGGCCGCATGACCCTCACCCAGGCCTGCGCCCTCCTGTGCATCACCTACCCCTGCAACGCCGACGACATCAAAACCGCCTACCGCAAGCAGGCCCGCCGCCACCACCCCGATCTGGGCGGCGACGAAGAGATGATGAAGTCCATCAACCAGGCCTACGAGCTGGCCATCTCCTGGTGCGCTCCTGGCCGGGGCAAGTCCTCCGCCACCTGGGCCGCCTAG
- a CDS encoding chemotaxis protein CheX → MNATDAEIAKPFVQATKHVLTTMAMIEPAPGKPYAKKNNTAAGDVSAVVGLTGDKNGSISISFTKKCAVAIVKNMLGDDIQDIVQDTKDAVGEITNMISGQARAGLAQMGLAMQASTPTIIFGDNHSISHVTSGSVVAIPFTTPNGDFTVEFCFE, encoded by the coding sequence ATGAACGCCACCGACGCCGAAATCGCCAAGCCGTTTGTCCAGGCCACCAAGCACGTGCTCACCACCATGGCCATGATCGAGCCCGCGCCGGGCAAGCCCTATGCCAAGAAGAACAACACGGCGGCGGGCGACGTGTCGGCCGTGGTGGGCCTCACCGGTGACAAAAACGGCAGCATTTCGATTTCCTTCACCAAAAAATGCGCCGTGGCCATCGTCAAGAACATGCTGGGCGACGACATCCAGGACATCGTCCAGGACACCAAGGACGCCGTGGGCGAGATCACCAACATGATCTCCGGGCAGGCCCGCGCCGGACTGGCCCAGATGGGCCTGGCCATGCAGGCCTCAACGCCCACCATCATCTTCGGGGACAACCACTCCATCTCCCACGTGACCAGCGGGTCCGTGGTGGCCATCCCCTTCACCACGCCCAACGGGGACTTCACCGTGGAGTTCTGCTTCGAGTAG
- a CDS encoding putative Na+/H+ antiporter has product MNAPDAAATTLGTAAFALAVAHTFLAGRFLERSRRGGPHHGLWHLLGEVEIAFGFWAAVFLLLLAVFSGPSRAVDYLEGISFTEPAFVFAIMMAASTRPVVALAARAILGLAARLPLPMGPATCLTALVAGPLMGSLITEPAAMTVTALILYMAFFSRPLSGACKYAMLGTLFVNISIGGVLTHFAAPPVIMCAPAWGWGLGHMFLNFGWKAVIAVVVNALALTAAFWRPLARLEVRAPESLRQGAPAWVNAVHLACLAAMVALLHHPAAFLAVLAVFVGFVAAYPEHQTELMLRPSLMVGVFLAGLVILGPPQRWWVQALITRMDSLTLYFGAMGLTALTDNAALTYLGTLVEGLSDAGKYSLLAGAVAGGGLTVIANAPNPAGYAILKQGFPGESISPLGLAAGALAPTVMAAVAFLVF; this is encoded by the coding sequence ATGAACGCACCGGACGCCGCCGCAACCACCCTCGGCACGGCGGCCTTCGCCCTGGCCGTGGCCCACACCTTCCTGGCCGGACGCTTCCTGGAACGCTCCCGCAGGGGCGGCCCCCACCACGGCCTGTGGCACCTCCTGGGCGAGGTGGAGATCGCCTTCGGCTTCTGGGCCGCCGTCTTTCTGCTGCTCCTGGCCGTGTTCTCCGGCCCCTCCAGGGCCGTGGACTACCTCGAGGGCATCTCCTTCACCGAACCGGCCTTCGTCTTCGCCATCATGATGGCCGCCTCCACGCGTCCCGTGGTGGCCCTGGCCGCGCGGGCCATCCTGGGGCTGGCCGCGCGCCTGCCGCTGCCCATGGGGCCGGCCACATGCCTCACGGCCCTGGTGGCGGGGCCGCTCATGGGCTCGCTCATCACCGAACCGGCCGCCATGACCGTCACGGCGCTCATCCTCTACATGGCCTTCTTCAGCCGCCCCCTGTCCGGGGCCTGCAAGTACGCCATGCTGGGCACGCTCTTCGTGAACATCTCCATCGGCGGCGTGCTCACCCACTTCGCCGCGCCCCCCGTGATCATGTGCGCCCCGGCCTGGGGCTGGGGCCTGGGGCATATGTTCCTCAATTTCGGCTGGAAGGCCGTGATCGCCGTGGTGGTGAACGCCCTGGCGCTCACGGCCGCGTTCTGGCGGCCCCTGGCCCGGCTGGAGGTGCGCGCGCCCGAGTCCCTGCGCCAGGGCGCGCCCGCCTGGGTGAACGCCGTGCACCTAGCCTGCCTGGCGGCCATGGTGGCCCTGCTGCACCACCCCGCCGCCTTCCTGGCCGTGCTGGCGGTGTTCGTGGGCTTCGTCGCGGCCTACCCCGAACACCAGACGGAGCTCATGCTGCGCCCGAGCCTGATGGTGGGCGTGTTCCTGGCCGGGCTGGTGATCCTGGGCCCGCCCCAGCGCTGGTGGGTGCAGGCCCTCATCACGCGCATGGACTCCCTGACCCTCTACTTCGGGGCCATGGGGCTCACCGCCCTCACCGACAACGCCGCGCTCACCTACCTGGGCACCCTCGTGGAAGGCCTCTCGGACGCGGGCAAATACTCCCTGCTGGCCGGGGCCGTGGCGGGCGGCGGGCTCACCGTCATCGCCAACGCCCCCAATCCGGCGGGCTACGCCATCCTCAAGCAGGGCTTCCCGGGCGAGAGCATTTCCCCCCTGGGGCTGGCTGCCGGGGCGCTCGCGCCCACGGTCATGGCCGCCGTCGCGTTCCTGGTTTTCTAG